Proteins from a genomic interval of Gadus macrocephalus chromosome 2, ASM3116895v1:
- the LOC132453058 gene encoding LOW QUALITY PROTEIN: cAMP-dependent protein kinase type I-alpha regulatory subunit-like (The sequence of the model RefSeq protein was modified relative to this genomic sequence to represent the inferred CDS: inserted 1 base in 1 codon) has translation MTSGNMSSDEERSMRECEQYVQKHNIQQLLKDCIVQLCTSRPDRPMAFLKEYFDRLEKEESMQMLLQQKASGSRSDSRSEEVXPPMNPVVRGRRRRGAISAEVYNEEDAASYVRKVSPRRRRASPLSETHQT, from the exons ATGACATCAGGCAACATGAGCAGCGATGAAGAGAGGAGTATGAGAGAGTGCGAGCAGTACGTGCAGAAACACAACATCCAGCAGCTGCTGAAGGACTGCATCGTCCAGCTGTGCACCTCGCGGCCAGACCGGCCAATGGCTTTCCTCAAAGAGTACTTTGACAGACTGGAAAAG GAGGAGAGCATGCAGATGCTGCTGCAGCAGAAGGCCTCGGGCTCCCGCTCGGACTCCCGCTCGGAGGAGG TCCCCCCCATGAACCCCGTGGTGCgggggcgccgccgccgcggggccATCAGCGCCGAGGTGTACAACGAGGAGGACGCCGCCTCCTACGTCAGAAAGGtcagcccccgccgccgccgcgcctcACCGCTGTCGGAAACGCACCAGACATGA
- the LOC132453052 gene encoding cAMP-dependent protein kinase type I-alpha regulatory subunit isoform X2 — protein MTSGNMSSDEERSMRECEQYVQKHNIQQLLKDCIVQLCTSRPDRPMAFLKEYFDRLEKEESMQMLLQQKASGSRSDSREEEVSPPMNPVVRGRRRRGAISAEVYNEEDAASYVRKVIPKDYKTMAALAKAIEKNVLFAHLDDNERSDIFDAMFSVNYIAGETVIQQGDEGDNFYVIDIGEMDVYVNSEWVTSIGEGGSFGELALIYGTPRAATVGARSDVKLWGIDRDSYRRILMGSTLRKRKMYEEFLSKVSILESLEKWERLTVADSLETVQFEDGQKIVVQGEPGDEFFIILEGSAAVLQRRSESEEFVEVGRLGPSDYFGEIALLMNRPRAATVVSRGPLKCVKLDRPRFERVLGPCSDILKRNIQQYNSFVSLSV, from the exons ATGACATCAGGCAACATGAGCAGCGATGAAGAGAGGAGTATGAGAGAGTGCGAGCAGTACGTGCAGAAACACAACATCCAGCAGCTGCTGAAGGACTGCATCGTCCAGCTGTGCACCTCGCGGCCAGACCGGCCAATGGCTTTCCTCAAAGAGTACTTTGACAGACTGGAAAAG GAGGAGAGCATGCAGATGCTGCTGCAGCAGAAGGCCTCGGGCTCCCGCTCGGACTCCCGCGAGGAGGAGGTCTCCCCCCCCATGAACCCCGTGGTGCgggggcgccgccgccgcggggccATCAGCGCCGAGGTGTACAACGAGGAGGACGCCGCCTCCTACGTCAGAAAG GTCATCCCAAAAGATTACAAAACAATGGCCGCCTTGGCCAAGGCCATAGAGAAGAATGTGCTGTTTGCCCACCTGGACGACAACGAGCGAAG TGACATATTCGATGCCATGTTTTCGGTCAACTACATCGCTGGTGAGACGGTCATTCAACAAG GCGACGAGGGGGACAACTTCTACGTCATCGACATTGGAGAGATGGAT GTGTACGTCAACAGCGAGTGGGTGACGAGCATCGGGGAGGGGGGCAGCTTCGGGGAGCTGGCCCTGATCTACGGGACCCCCCGCGCCGCCACCGTGGGGGCGCGCTCCGACGTCAAGCTCTGGGGCATCGACCGGGACAGCTACAGGAGAATACTCATG GGGAGTACTTTGAGAAAGCGCAAGATGTATGAAGAGTTCCTGAGCAAAGTGTCCATTCTAG AGTCCCTGGAGAAGTGGGAGCGTCTCACCGTGGCCGACTCCCTGGAGACGGTGCAGTTTGAGGACGGCCAGAAGATCGTGGTGCAGGGGGAGCCAGGAGACGAGTTCTTCATCATCCTGGAG GGCTCGGCCGCCGTGCTCCAGAGGCGGTCGGAGAGCGAGGAGTTCGTGGAGGTGGGACGGCTCGGGCCCTCCGACTACTTTG GCGAGATCGCCCTGCTGATGAACCGCCCGCGCGCCGCCACGGTGGTCTCCCGCGGGCCCCTGAAGTGCGTGAAGCTGGACCGGCCGCGCTTCGAGAGGGTCCTGGGGCCCTGCTCGGACATCCTGAAGAGGAACATCCAGCAGTACAACAGCttcgtctccctgtctgtctga
- the LOC132453052 gene encoding cAMP-dependent protein kinase type I-alpha regulatory subunit isoform X1, with amino-acid sequence MTSGNMSSDEERSMRECEQYVQKHNIQQLLKDCIVQLCTSRPDRPMAFLKEYFDRLEKSRGFTIECCSKSPQGVREWKRPLTERSPLGLGPRHQEESMQMLLQQKASGSRSDSREEEVSPPMNPVVRGRRRRGAISAEVYNEEDAASYVRKVIPKDYKTMAALAKAIEKNVLFAHLDDNERSDIFDAMFSVNYIAGETVIQQGDEGDNFYVIDIGEMDVYVNSEWVTSIGEGGSFGELALIYGTPRAATVGARSDVKLWGIDRDSYRRILMGSTLRKRKMYEEFLSKVSILESLEKWERLTVADSLETVQFEDGQKIVVQGEPGDEFFIILEGSAAVLQRRSESEEFVEVGRLGPSDYFGEIALLMNRPRAATVVSRGPLKCVKLDRPRFERVLGPCSDILKRNIQQYNSFVSLSV; translated from the exons ATGACATCAGGCAACATGAGCAGCGATGAAGAGAGGAGTATGAGAGAGTGCGAGCAGTACGTGCAGAAACACAACATCCAGCAGCTGCTGAAGGACTGCATCGTCCAGCTGTGCACCTCGCGGCCAGACCGGCCAATGGCTTTCCTCAAAGAGTACTTTGACAGACTGGAAAAG TCCCGAGGTTTCACGATTGAATGCTGCAGTAAAAGTCCTCAAGGAGTGAGGGAATGGAAGCGCCCACTGACCGAGCGCTCCCCTCTGGGCCTCGGCCCGCGCCACCAGGAGGAGAGCATGCAGATGCTGCTGCAGCAGAAGGCCTCGGGCTCCCGCTCGGACTCCCGCGAGGAGGAGGTCTCCCCCCCCATGAACCCCGTGGTGCgggggcgccgccgccgcggggccATCAGCGCCGAGGTGTACAACGAGGAGGACGCCGCCTCCTACGTCAGAAAG GTCATCCCAAAAGATTACAAAACAATGGCCGCCTTGGCCAAGGCCATAGAGAAGAATGTGCTGTTTGCCCACCTGGACGACAACGAGCGAAG TGACATATTCGATGCCATGTTTTCGGTCAACTACATCGCTGGTGAGACGGTCATTCAACAAG GCGACGAGGGGGACAACTTCTACGTCATCGACATTGGAGAGATGGAT GTGTACGTCAACAGCGAGTGGGTGACGAGCATCGGGGAGGGGGGCAGCTTCGGGGAGCTGGCCCTGATCTACGGGACCCCCCGCGCCGCCACCGTGGGGGCGCGCTCCGACGTCAAGCTCTGGGGCATCGACCGGGACAGCTACAGGAGAATACTCATG GGGAGTACTTTGAGAAAGCGCAAGATGTATGAAGAGTTCCTGAGCAAAGTGTCCATTCTAG AGTCCCTGGAGAAGTGGGAGCGTCTCACCGTGGCCGACTCCCTGGAGACGGTGCAGTTTGAGGACGGCCAGAAGATCGTGGTGCAGGGGGAGCCAGGAGACGAGTTCTTCATCATCCTGGAG GGCTCGGCCGCCGTGCTCCAGAGGCGGTCGGAGAGCGAGGAGTTCGTGGAGGTGGGACGGCTCGGGCCCTCCGACTACTTTG GCGAGATCGCCCTGCTGATGAACCGCCCGCGCGCCGCCACGGTGGTCTCCCGCGGGCCCCTGAAGTGCGTGAAGCTGGACCGGCCGCGCTTCGAGAGGGTCCTGGGGCCCTGCTCGGACATCCTGAAGAGGAACATCCAGCAGTACAACAGCttcgtctccctgtctgtctga